The window CTGTGGGGCTCACTCACTTGTGGTGGGCAGGGCCCCAGGAGCCCAGAAGGTGGCAGCCGGCCTGCTCCAGGTTCCAGTCGAACATCTCCAGCACTTTGTGGCACTCCCCTCTGGGCCGCAGACCCAGCCCGAAGAGCTGCTCCACCTGGGGGTAAGGGTGGCGCCATGGACACGCGGGCCCAGGGCACCGACTagggtggggaagaggggagTCGGAGCCAGGGGGCGTGGGGCTGGGGGCAGCAGAACCAGGCTTCAGGGTCCCTGAGAGCCAGAGTGAGCAGGAGGTGGCGGTACCTTCAGATACTGGGCAGCCCTCTGCACGCTCCAGCCGTGGCACTGCAGGGCCGCCTGGCACTCCTCTGTGGTCACCCCATGCACCATGGCCTGCAGCTGGGCACACCCACCCCTGTCAGCACCACTAGGGCCCACTGCTCCAGGCCCCTTGGGCCCTGCCCCGCTTCGCCCACAGCCAGGCTGGGTGCTCACCATCTGGATCTTGTCTGCTGGCCGGCCCGCCTCTGGCCCATCGCCAGGGCAGCCCCTCTGTGGCAGCCGAGCAGTGGCCCTCGGGGGTGGTGGCCGGGCCCCTGGGTTGCTGTTGTTGGTGGAGAAGTTGGCCTTGGGGTCCAAGGCAGCCTGGGGCATCGGCCGCACGGTGGCCGTGGGGGCGGCGGGGGCTGGGGTGCTGGGTGGGGGCAGCAGCAGAGGCACAGGCAGGGGGGTAGGCTCCTCGGGGCTCTGGGCCTCACGCAGGAAGCGCTGGTAGCGCTCCAGGTAGGATGGTCGCTCGGGCAGCAAGTAATAGTGGGTGCTGCTGACCTTCTTGCCATCCCGGACGATGGGCAGGATGCAGGGACCAGCCCGCGGGCCAGGGGCCTGGATCACCTGGGGGGTGGCGTACTTGGGGTCTGAGGCAAAGCTCTGGGTGGTGGGCATGGTCTTCCCAGGTGAGCTTGAGAGCCGGGGTGGCAGCGGGGAGCTGCCAGGTGGTACCAGGGGGCTGGGTGTCCTCGAGCCTTGAGGGGACAGGGGCTCCCGCGGAGGCACCCGGGGAGGGGAAGCAGGTCCAGGCCACTGGCTGGTCTCCTCCTCGCCCGGGGGGGCTGGAGACAGCTGGACGTGTGGGCGCGTGGGCCGAGGGGGGATGGGTACCCGAGGAGGCACCTGGGGCTTGTCGTCACCCCCCGGGCTGGGAGAGGGGGCCGGGGAGCCGGCCGGAGCCTGCAGTTGCCTCATGCACTCCTGCTGTAGCGCCTGGAAGATCTCTGCGGTCTGTGCGGAGCTGGGCGGCTTGCCCCCACCCTGGGGCGGGAGGAACAGGTTGTCCTCCAGGGGAGGGGGCGGCCGCGCCTGCTCAGGCACAAAGGCGTAGTTGGTC is drawn from Homo sapiens chromosome 3, GRCh38.p14 Primary Assembly and contains these coding sequences:
- the TNK2 gene encoding activated CDC42 kinase 1 isoform X24, with the translated sequence MDPPDLLSVELSTSRPPQHLGGVKREPPPRPPQPAFFTQKPTYDPVSEDQDPLSSDFKRLGLRKPGLPRGLWLAKPSARVPGTKASRGSGAEVTLIDFGEEPVVPALRPCAPSLAQLAMDACSLLDETPPQSPTRALPRPLHPTPVVDWDARPLPPPPAYDDVAQDEDDFEICSINSTLVGAGVPAGPSQGQTNYAFVPEQARPPPPLEDNLFLPPQGGGKPPSSAQTAEIFQALQQECMRQLQAPAGSPAPSPSPGGDDKPQVPPRVPIPPRPTRPHVQLSPAPPGEEETSQWPGPASPPRVPPREPLSPQGSRTPSPLVPPGSSPLPPRLSSSPGKTMPTTQSFASDPKYATPQVIQAPGPRAGPCILPIVRDGKKVSSTHYYLLPERPSYLERYQRFLREAQSPEEPTPLPVPLLLPPPSTPAPAAPTATVRPMPQAALDPKANFSTNNSNPGARPPPPRATARLPQRGCPGDGPEAGRPADKIQMLQAMVHGVTTEECQAALQCHGWSVQRAAQYLKVEQLFGLGLRPRGECHKVLEMFDWNLEQAGCHLLGSWGPAHHKR
- the TNK2 gene encoding activated CDC42 kinase 1 isoform X23, whose translation is MFGVTLWEMFTYGQEPWIGLNGSQILHKIDKEGERLPRPEDCPQDIYNVMVQCWAHKPEDRPTFVALRDFLLEAQPTDMRALQDFEEPDKLHIQMNDVITVIEGRAENYWWRGQNTRTLCVGPFPRNVVTSVAGLSAQDISQPLQNSFIHTGHGDSDPRHCWGFPDRIDELYLGNPMDPPDLLSVELSTSRPPQHLGGVKREPPPRPPQPAFFTQKPTYDPVSEDQDPLSSDFKRLGLRKPGLPRGLWLAKPSARVPGTKASRGSGAEVTLIDFGEEPVVPALRPCAPSLAQLAMDACSLLDETPPQSPTRALPRPLHPTPVVDWDARPLPPPPAYDDVAQDEDDFEICSINSTLVGAGVPAGPSQGQTNYAFVPEQARPPPPLEDNLFLPPQGGGKPPSSAQTAEIFQALQQECMRQLQAPAGSPAPSPSPGGDDKPQVPPRVPIPPRPTRPHVQLSPAPPGEEETSQWPGPASPPRVPPREPLSPQGSRTPSPLVPPGSSPLPPRLSSSPGKTMPTTQSFASDPKYATPQVIQAPGPRAGPCILPIVRDGKKVSSTHYYLLPERPSYLERYQRFLREAQSPEEPTPLPVPLLLPPPSTPAPAAPTATVRPMPQAALDPKANFSTNNSNPGARPPPPRATARLPQRGCPGDGPEAGRPADKIQMLQAMVHGVTTEECQAALQCHGWSVQRAAQYLKVEQLFGLGLRPRGECHKVLEMFDWNLEQAGCHLLGSWGPAHHKR